From Enterococcus mundtii, the proteins below share one genomic window:
- a CDS encoding MucBP domain-containing protein — MNKIKLMSIFSVILLLLHFPVSVYATFNDYMLNEIHQGKSLRAWLYDEGENAISQQINATPQVDGSLGVDVGDSVSFSVNIPTYALVADRGGWIPALTGGKSGNTPVPNYFYTQMRYGKSPNLPGNFSIGEVTATNLPSGVTISRVVGPTTGNLTRVDVTVTRSQVSAANGHTNSINLNLSSLYLDTWAIDPTTADFFGNNPINVGGITLTNLNLGTLSLRTKNLIRVRYIDEESNELRDPLVEQMEVGQNYAYTPPVIPGYTFSRLSSGSASASGQMAAGPERLVEFVYTKNPTVGGAITVNHEFIGASSMNSSERFTNVGNVGDRFELTPRTEAGWQVKGELPEVVVTEQAQTVTIQYERKPGGAITVNHEFIGDSSMNTNEVITDVGNVGDRFEMTPRKEAGWQVKGELPEVIVTEQAQTVTIQYERKPGGAITVNHEFIGDSSMNTNEVITDVGNVGDRFEMTPRKEAGWQVKGELPEVIVTEQAQTVTIQYERKPGGAITVNHEFIGDSSMNTNEVITDVGNVGDRFEMTPRKEAGWQVKGELPEVIVTEQAQTVTIQYERKPGGAITVNHEFIGDSSMNTNEVITDVGNVGDRFELTPRTEAGWQVKGELPEVIVTEQAQTVTIQYERKPGGAITVNHEFIGDSSMNTNEVITDVGNVGDRFEMTPRKEAGWQVKGELPEVIVTEQAQTLTIQYERKVGGQVVVNHIFEEAPEKNRMDILLGRWGEAFKAEPMQIAGWEVKETIGQPTGVFTDEKQEINFIYVRNEEQPIPEEDKPNDNKDKYPETKPVDQTTNKKTSTKKNDGVAIRRKEEKRSLPRLNSQAGISLTVVGTSMVAFVFWKQLKKRTKCKNK, encoded by the coding sequence ATGAATAAAATCAAACTAATGAGCATATTTAGCGTCATCTTGTTGCTCTTGCATTTTCCAGTGAGTGTTTATGCTACTTTTAATGATTATATGCTCAATGAGATCCATCAAGGAAAGAGCTTACGTGCATGGTTGTATGACGAAGGAGAAAACGCAATCTCTCAACAAATCAATGCTACACCACAAGTAGATGGTTCTTTGGGGGTTGATGTGGGGGATAGTGTGAGTTTTTCGGTTAATATTCCTACCTACGCCCTGGTGGCAGACCGAGGTGGTTGGATTCCAGCACTGACGGGAGGTAAGAGTGGAAATACGCCTGTCCCCAATTACTTTTATACTCAGATGCGTTATGGAAAGTCACCAAATCTGCCAGGTAATTTTAGCATAGGTGAGGTGACCGCGACAAATCTTCCTTCGGGAGTGACCATTAGCAGGGTAGTTGGCCCGACTACGGGAAATCTTACAAGAGTTGATGTGACAGTTACTAGGTCACAGGTGAGTGCGGCAAATGGCCATACTAACTCAATCAATCTTAACTTGAGTTCGCTTTATTTAGATACATGGGCAATTGATCCAACAACTGCTGATTTTTTTGGAAACAACCCGATTAATGTAGGGGGTATTACACTTACTAATCTTAATTTGGGCACATTGTCACTGCGAACAAAAAATTTAATCAGAGTGAGATATATCGATGAGGAAAGTAATGAACTCCGAGATCCACTGGTAGAACAAATGGAGGTTGGTCAAAACTATGCGTATACACCTCCAGTCATTCCGGGATATACCTTCAGCAGATTATCATCTGGAAGCGCAAGTGCTTCCGGTCAGATGGCAGCTGGTCCGGAAAGACTTGTTGAATTTGTCTATACAAAGAATCCAACGGTGGGCGGAGCGATCACGGTGAACCACGAATTTATCGGTGCTTCAAGTATGAATAGCAGTGAACGATTCACAAACGTGGGGAATGTGGGCGATCGATTTGAATTGACACCTAGAACAGAAGCTGGCTGGCAAGTAAAAGGTGAATTGCCAGAAGTGGTAGTGACAGAACAAGCACAAACGGTGACGATTCAATACGAGCGAAAACCTGGAGGTGCCATCACCGTCAATCATGAATTCATTGGCGATTCTTCTATGAATACGAACGAAGTGATTACAGATGTCGGGAATGTCGGTGATCGTTTTGAAATGACGCCACGAAAAGAAGCGGGTTGGCAAGTAAAAGGTGAGTTGCCAGAAGTGATAGTGACAGAACAAGCACAAACGGTGACGATCCAATACGAGCGAAAACCTGGAGGTGCCATCACCGTCAATCATGAATTCATTGGTGATTCTTCTATGAATACGAACGAAGTGATTACAGATGTCGGGAATGTCGGTGATCGTTTTGAAATGACGCCACGAAAAGAAGCGGGTTGGCAAGTAAAAGGTGAGTTGCCAGAAGTGATAGTGACAGAACAAGCACAAACGGTGACGATCCAATACGAGCGAAAACCTGGAGGTGCCATCACCGTCAATCATGAATTCATTGGCGATTCTTCTATGAATACGAACGAAGTGATTACAGATGTCGGGAATGTTGGTGATCGTTTTGAAATGACGCCACGAAAAGAAGCGGGTTGGCAAGTAAAAGGTGAGTTGCCAGAAGTGATAGTGACAGAACAAGCACAAACGGTGACGATCCAATACGAGCGAAAACCTGGAGGTGCCATCACCGTCAATCATGAATTCATTGGCGATTCTTCTATGAATACGAACGAAGTGATTACAGATGTCGGGAATGTCGGTGATCGTTTTGAATTGACGCCACGAACAGAAGCGGGTTGGCAAGTAAAAGGTGAATTGCCAGAAGTGATAGTGACAGAACAAGCACAAACGGTGACGATCCAATACGAGCGGAAACCTGGAGGTGCCATCACCGTCAATCATGAATTCATTGGCGATTCTTCTATGAATACGAACGAAGTGATTACAGATGTCGGGAATGTCGGTGATCGTTTTGAAATGACGCCACGAAAAGAAGCGGGTTGGCAAGTAAAAGGTGAGTTGCCAGAAGTGATAGTGACAGAACAAGCACAAACGTTAACGATCCAATACGAGCGTAAAGTTGGCGGTCAAGTAGTCGTCAACCACATTTTTGAGGAAGCACCTGAAAAAAATCGAATGGACATTCTACTTGGACGTTGGGGAGAAGCTTTTAAGGCGGAGCCAATGCAAATAGCTGGTTGGGAAGTAAAAGAAACCATCGGCCAACCTACAGGTGTATTTACAGATGAGAAGCAAGAGATAAATTTCATCTATGTTAGGAATGAGGAGCAGCCGATACCAGAGGAAGACAAACCTAATGATAATAAGGATAAGTACCCTGAGACAAAACCGGTGGACCAAACAACTAACAAAAAAACTTCAACTAAAAAGAATGATGGGGTCGCAATCAGAAGAAAAGAAGAGAAGCGTTCGCTACCAAGATTGAATAGTCAAGCAGGTATTTCCTTAACTGTAGTAGGGACGTCAATGGTTGCATTTGTCTTTTGGAAACAACTAAAAAAGCGAACTAAATGTAAAAATAAATGA